ACTTTACATTGATTTTTCAGTCCCTTTCCTCGGTTCATGGAAAGTCTGAATTGGAAAGGGAAACTTTCTTTACAGTTCGAGGTGTCCTGTAAAGAGTTTTACAGACATCTCTTATAATCATAGTCTATGGGGAAAATGGTTTTTGGCtgcagagaatttttttttgcaacatcGTGAGTGGCTACTGAATAAAAACGGAAGCAAGTCTGAACAACACCATTGTATCCAGCTCTAAATAATACATTCATGGTTCATAGCCAACAGGTAGCTAACAGTTGAGGAGGATGATGTCAGTGACAGCAAAGACGATCATGTTGGAGACAGTGAGCACACGTGTGCCTTGATATGAGTAAAGCAAGTTCTGGGAGCGCCCATTCACTAGACCTTTAAAGAGGCCCAGCCATTTCTGTAGGCGGGCCTGCTTACTGTTATCTTAAGAGCTGATCATTTCAGACACATAAAGATCAGCgcaatgagagaaaaaagagagcaTTTTAAGAGGAAGagtgaaaaaatgttgatgttactGATGTTAAACCAAGTACAGTTATGTCTTGGAGAAATATGCTAGATATAGAAGAGATCTTATCTGGAATTTtcctttcctgtgtgttttgcGAAATAGAGCTAATTAGCTAATCTTTTCCCCATGGGTGATAGgtgataaatgttttttttttcttagaaattTAGATGAGATCTTCTTGTCTTTTGCTTCATCCCTCTGTCTCGAGTGACTGCTAAGACATGTTGTTAGAGTACATGGACACACCCATGAAAGATGCAGGGTGCAATTAAGCATGTGGTTACAATGACACAGATTAGAAAACCACGCTTAAAAGCCCTTGAATTAAAGGTGTGGCTGTTTGATGTGGATTTTCCCAGCATGCCTTCAGGATGGTTTGAATGTCCAGGTGGGGGAGTGGCTGTCATACCATTAAGGTGAATCCACTAAATGAAAGTTAGCCAGAGACAGCAGATACTGTGTGGCTACCAAGATCACTGCATATCTGTAGCATCTATTAGTCTCTCAAGCACTTTAGCAGCAGAATGTTGTCCCTGGACCTGCAGGCTGTGAAATCACAAAGGCCTTATAATTAGGAAGATTAGGTGAGCTTCTCTATCTTCCTGTGTAACAAGACCCCGTCTGTAACCTTCAGCATTCATCTGCCAGGATCATTTGAAAGCAgactcaccacacacacaacctcttTGGGATCAAAAAGGGCTGAAATAAAGGGATTCTCCAACTGAAGTGATGGCTGCTTCTTCTTCTATCCGCAGACCCTGTATAACCCCACACTACTTTTCCTTAAGGGCGGAACGATTCTCCAGCTTTTTGTCACCGGGGTCAGAAACAGTTTGACTGAATAGGACTGGAAATCCCATTTCTGTCCTTGTGCCTCTGATCCTCAACCAAAACTAACTCTGCCGTCAGCAGTGGGAATATCTCTCCGACAGCTGGGACAAACTAATGTGACCCTCCTGGAAATCCAGTTATCTCTGTGAAAGGAGGGTGAGGGTCAGGCAGGAGTgtggagacacacaggggaTGACAATGACTGAGTCTTTGTTCTCTAGTTGAGTCTTGTTTTCCCAAGTAACACTGGCTCAGAAGCTGCTTGCCCATATGTCACGCCCCACGGTTTCTGAGGTCAAGTGTTTCAGATTGATGTTGACACCTCGTTATTCCATCTGCTTTACTTCTCTATATCACAccaactgaagaaaaaaaggatttccGCTTctgttgacagaaaataaaatgtctatGTGAAACTACATTTATATCCCTCACTCCAATCACAACAGACTATGCACATGTCTCAGTAGATTTTTCGAACCCTGCATGcattgttttatcatttatcacTGCTTATTAATTTGCCACAACATAACAAGTGGTTCTGTTCTCTGTCGCTGTGCTGAAGGTCAGGTTAGAAGAGAGAGGATCAGGATTTTTCTGGATTGCTTCTAATGAGACATATGTTCTAATAAATATTCCACACAACTCATTCCTTAAACATTGTTATAATTGAAAGCCAGCTAGAACATCCAGTTGTACCAGTGGTGATTTTTCTTATCACAGTCACATTGCAGAATAGAATTTGGTTCTAACAATGGGCACCTGGATTATGGATGGCTGAAATCAGTGGGATTAGGTTGAGATAAATTATATCCATATTCAATTTGTCATAAGGTTTCATGTAGGAAATCAGGAATTTAGTGTTTCCTCAAAAATGCTGTCTTCATGACAGCAGATTTTTGCAACCTCCCTCTCAGCACTTAGTCAATCACATGGGCTCTCATCCTCCCAGCAGGTTAACCAGGTGTCAGCTAGCTAACTGGCTGCAAGAtctatatgaatatatatatatatatatatatatatatatatatatagtgtaaAAGAGTCACTTTATgaataacagaagaaaaagaagtctCACATACATTAGAAAGTCTCTGGAGTAGGAAGATTGtgctctgtttcttttttttttaatctttccaTATTTTACATTGCTGATACTTTgagtaaatgaataaaaaccCATCAGATGACAGGGAAAGACATCAACATCACCGGGGGGATCCTTGCCTCCATTTAATTTTTTGACAGCATAATCCCATGCCTTACAACAACCACCAACAATTAATCATCCATTTTGCCATGAGTAGGCCTAATGAGGTGACAAGTAGTATTTACACAAGAGCTCAGTTTTGGACATGTATACCTGTTGACAGCAGCTTTGATTTAGCTTTGCAGTGTGCAGGGTGGAGGGACTTGGTCCAATCCATAGCAACCATGTCTCCACACCTGGGAAACACATTGACGAGGCTGCTCTTGGTCCATTGTAACTAACTAATAGTTCCACATACATTTCCAGATGTGGGATTCGATTTCAGAGATCTGCAATCAACCTGTCTGCCACGTGCCAAAGcaatgcatgaaaacaaaaaaatagttAGATTCTAAAATGAACTGAAGGTCAAATTCAAAACTACACTCCAAAAActactgttttctctcttgtttctaTGATTTATTTCACTGCTCTATTTActgcaaaaacagcacattGTGAAAGTAAACTTGTatataagagtgtgtgtgtgtgtgttgtgctgcagaGACACTGACACTGAGCTCCTGAGTGGGCCTCGGAGTTAAGACAGTGCCATAGAGCAAATGAGATAATCAGGGTTTACAGATTGGGGTGGTTGCAGTGACGCAGGGCTTTACGCTACCTAATGGAGCGCCCGTGACAGCTGCCACGCCCTGACCCCTCCGCTTTCATCTGACCCCCTGACTGACACTGTCACATGGTCCCTGAACCGTAAACTGTCTAGTGCTTTTTTGATACTTGAGAAAAATTGAACCTATAGAGGGGAGCAGGGATAGAATCAGCTCTAAAGGAACATCTTAGAAGGTGAAAGTACTGTAAgaagtatttttacagtttacacaTGTTGTCAGAGGAAGTGACCTGCAGACTTGACCTGAATGTATTACTGGTCTGGGGGTAACAGGCTTATGGGATTACAGCTaaaatatttcctgtttgttttttgtctgtttttcatcagCAAAAGCTCAGTTTCTTTAATGGCTTTATGAATAAGTACCATTTTAGAGTatatcacagtgttttcagacGATACTTTAAAGGAAGTTGTCCCTGTGAGGCACTGTTACTTTATGTCAAACAATAATCCAGCCCACAGAGGGCGATATGGCAACGTCAAGTGAGCTGTATATGCAGATCAGCACCAGTTTAATCTCAGAGATAAGGAAATTgcttttatatttcatgttattttattttgttttcttttctcttttaaatgtcaaatttacGGTTAGAAGGAAGACACTAACTATGCTGTAATTCATGAATGATTTCAGGTGCAGCAACTGTCATTTCGAGCAGAAATAATTTAATGGAGTTGAATTTGTTAATGAGCACTTCGAGTTCTTCAGGTTAAAAGCATTATAAATATGCAATTAAGGTAGTGTGTGGAGCTGGTTCATAAAGTCCAGTCTTACATCGTGGTCGTGTTGAGCAGGGTTTTCAGGGGACTGTCAGAAGGGGGGCGGGGTGAAGTACAGCTGACATCTTCAGACTACAGACCTGACTGTTGCAGAAGGACGGAGCATGTCAAGTGGGCAGGTAACGGTTAACTTCTGCACGAGTGGGGAAAATATGTTGAACTGAACAAAACTGGAGAAAGTGAGCTGGATTTCCCGAGCGCATTCAAATTGTATTTAAGGGATTATTTACTGCCAGCAAGAGGAGAAATCAAAATATGTAGGAGCTGTGCTTAAAGATCCACTAGATTCCTCTGACGAGTTCATCATCGGTCGTGCCAAAGTGCGACTCGAGGAGAAGCTTATTCATGCAAATTCATAAAATCATAGGCGTGCCTTTGGGTGATGGAGTCACAGCCGGAAAAGAAAACCCCCTCCTGGATCATCACCGACCTTCAAAGACTGTGATGCGCAGCGCTCGGACGCATTGACGGCCGCACCGGGggaaatgttttaaaaggaCGGACTAAGAGAAGAGAAAGTTACGACTCGTTTTCTACACGCTTCTGTAGAGTGACTGCACTCCTTGATCAACACAACCACCCGCTCGACTGCTGCGCCACTGGATCTCCAACCACAGGCTTGCTGCGTGCACTAACGCAGTTATCACTATTCGCCTTGTGGTcgttaatatttttattattttttattgttactgttaattttttattttcatatgtttaCATCCAATTTGGACAACTTCAAATAGCGAGAATCCTGATACGGGAGAAGTTATAGGCACAGTACTTTATCGAATTTGCGCGTAAAGACGCGACCACTGACTTGTCTTTATTTGAGAAAACgaattgatttttgtttaaattcattCGCCAAGGACTTGACACCCTCCACCATGTCAGAGGACGACAGTAGCTCCACCAGCTGTATGTCTGACACAGAAGGCAGCAACATTAGCGTCCTTAACTGGGAGCAAGTGCAGCGGTTGGACGCCATCCTGACGGAGACCATACCGATCCACGGCCGGGGGAACTTCCCCACTCTGGAGATGCAGCCGCGGCAGATCGTTAAGGTGGTGCGGAGTCggatggaggaaaaacagatcCACGTCCGGGACGTACGGTTAAATGGCTCTGCAGCGAGCCACATTCTGCATGAGGACAGCGGACTGGGCTTTAAGGACCTTGACCTCATATTTTGCGCAGATATGAAAGGTGAAAGTGATTTCCAAACAGTGAAGGACATAGTTTTGGACTGTCTCCTGGATTTTTTACCAGAATGTgtgaataaagagaaaataactcCGTTAACGTTAAAGGTACTTTAtgcactttttttctgcttctatTGTTTACTTTTAGACATGTGACATGATTTAATTCCAATTCGGCTTAACCACCATTACCACCAGCTTAAAGTGCAATTAGATTAGTTTAGTGATAGTAAAATGTCGGTTTTCTATAGTTAAGAGGATTAAGTTAAACCAATTAGGAAAGGATCCTGTGCTCCACCACCTAGATTCTATATCCATGTACATTTTATGGTCTTTAATATTGGGGTCAGTAGTATTAATAACAGAAGATTTATAACACAAAGAGATGCAGCTTTTTCttacacatacagaaaaaaaggcGTAAAACATAGTTGAAATATCAGGTCTAAATGTGTGCACTGTATGGGTCTGCTGAGTTAATGATTGTACCTTTAAGACTGTCTACTtaatttttgtgctttttctttcttacacacacacacacacacacataggagGCCTATGTGCAGAAGATGGTGAAGGTGTGTAACGACTCAGACCGCTGGAGCCTTATCTCCCTTTCCAACAATCGTGGGAAGAATGTCGAGCTTAAGTTTGTGGACTCTCTTCGGCGGCAGTTTGAGTTCAGCGTGGACTCCTTCCAGATCAAACTGGACTCCCTCCTGCTGTTCTACGAGTGCTCAGAAAACCCAATGGCTGAGACCTTCCACCCTACCATCGTGGGTGAGAGTGTGTATGGGGACTTCAACGAGGCCCTTGACCACTTGCGCCACAAGATCATTTGCACCCGCAACCCAGAGGAGATCCGAGGCGGGGGTCTTCTGAAATACTGTCACCTGCTGGTGAGGGGTTTCCGGGCCGCTTCTGAGTCAGAAATGAAGTCCCTGCAGCGCTACATGTGCTCACGCTTCTTTATTGACTTCCCTGACATTGGTGACCAGCAGCGTAAGCTGGAGTCCTACCTTCAAAACCACTTTGTGGGCCTGGAGGACCGCAAGTACGATTACTTGATGACCCTCCATGGAGTGGTCAATGAGAGTACGGTGTGCCTGATGGGACACGAGAGGCGGCAGACCTTAGGGCTCATAGCCATGCTGGCAGTGCGAGTTCTAGCCGAACAGAACGTCATCCCCAATGTGGCTAATGTAACGTGTTACTACCAACCTGCTCCTTATGTGGCAGATGGCAACTTCAGTAACTACTACATAGCACAGGTACAGCCGGTGTTTGCTTGCCAGCAGCCTGCATACTCCACCTGGTTGCCCTGTAACTGAGTCAGGCctgaagaaaagaggagggagagagtcTGATTTGTTTACACAGCAGTGAGCGGCATAGTCGCTGCCTGAAACCTGCCCAGTGtttgacagctgacagaaaaagaagctgTCTTTATAAAGCTTGCATTTTTTGTTCATGCGTTCAGTATGAACAGTTGGCTTTCACTTCAAGTATGTAGTTCAGTGTGTATATCTCACTTGTCCTGAAATGCCAACATCTTCTGATTCTCTGCAGGCTAAGACTAATTTGTAAAAGCTAAAGGCAAATGTGTTTGGGCCTTGAATGCAAGCAGCAGAACTGTTATTAAAACTGATAGAAGCTGTCAAGAACTGATTATACAGCATGTTCCAACAGCAGACCAAACAGCGGCATCAGTTCAAGATGACAGTTACtccatgtgcacacatgcacacacacacaaacacactgtaggTGAAATCTGGGGTGTGTGCAGGGCTCATGAGCACCCTAGACTCTGCTTTTATGTCAGATGAACTGAGGTGAGATGCTGTTCAACTTGACTTGCATTTGGATACAATTATGGTTGTTTACAGACCAAagatttttttgattgtttctaACATTAAAACCCAATTTTGGtgggcaaaaaataaataaaatatgaagctatGTCTATTTGTATATGTGaacatatgtgtgtttttaagtgcCTATTGCCTCTCTGTGGGCAGAGAAAAGAATGAGCAGGCCATATGTTTTTTGTGAATTTGCCCCAAGCTGTTTATACACAAGACAACAGCACCCCAGTGGCTTGTGAATGTATACGTGAAATCATgcacagtcagtgtttgtgtacatttggACGGAAAAAAAGAGCATCAAGCATCAGTGTGGATTTTGCAGTAGCAGTCAAATGAGTGGCGGGTTGTTGCAAGATTCACATTTTTCGTGTGTTTCGTATTTTCCAAATACGTGAATCCGTATTTGGAACTTCAAAAATTGATCTCTGCTGTGTGATAAACGCGCTATACCGAATACTGCTATTGAATATTTGCCAGGAAAAAGGATGACAAGCATTTTGAGATCATcagcaacacagaaaactgtCGCTAACATGCAATTTCCTGAATATTTTGTACAGCGGTGCttcttttgttgtcatctgagaaaaaaaaaaaaaaaaaacaagttcacAAGAAGTagataagagacagagagacagagtgaggaaaaGGTTCATTCAGAGAGAGGGCCCGACGGAGAGCTGGTGCGTGCTTCCTCCTGCAGTGCGAGGATATTTGCTGAGACACCTCAGATGATGAGACACTATTTGCTGTAGCACCCTGGCAGGGAattcctcagctgctgctgaagagctTGAACTTAGCTGGGGTTGGGTCTACAGACGCTCCGCTTAGGGTTCAGAGGATGTTGTGCCAAACATTTTGTCGGCCCCACTGATAGACCTAAAATTTAATGAGGACATTTGTTGATGAGAGAAAAAATATGCTGTGTTAGTATAGAAGACTGGGATGTAGACAGAAGAGGTGTAAAAAAagggacagaaatgaaaatgtagtgGTTTAAAAGGCAGGAGGTAGAGTGAGTCGATTTGGAGAGATGGGTGCAGCTGGTGATGGGGTTTATCTCTCTAGGGCTCCCATGCTTTACTGTATAAGCTGTTTCTGTTAAGGTCAGATTACAACTTAATGGACAGTGCTGTGCCcgccccctccaccccccctttttttcagggagaccaaaacattttgtcatcaACATTTGCTCTCTGTTTTAATCATACAATTCTAGTTCAAAAGAGTTGAAGCTGA
This sequence is a window from Scatophagus argus isolate fScaArg1 chromosome 9, fScaArg1.pri, whole genome shotgun sequence. Protein-coding genes within it:
- the tent5aa gene encoding terminal nucleotidyltransferase 5A; its protein translation is MSEDDSSSTSCMSDTEGSNISVLNWEQVQRLDAILTETIPIHGRGNFPTLEMQPRQIVKVVRSRMEEKQIHVRDVRLNGSAASHILHEDSGLGFKDLDLIFCADMKGESDFQTVKDIVLDCLLDFLPECVNKEKITPLTLKEAYVQKMVKVCNDSDRWSLISLSNNRGKNVELKFVDSLRRQFEFSVDSFQIKLDSLLLFYECSENPMAETFHPTIVGESVYGDFNEALDHLRHKIICTRNPEEIRGGGLLKYCHLLVRGFRAASESEMKSLQRYMCSRFFIDFPDIGDQQRKLESYLQNHFVGLEDRKYDYLMTLHGVVNESTVCLMGHERRQTLGLIAMLAVRVLAEQNVIPNVANVTCYYQPAPYVADGNFSNYYIAQVQPVFACQQPAYSTWLPCN